In Comamonas koreensis, the genomic stretch GTCACGGTGGATAAAAGCTGATCTGCCAGGCCCCCCCGCAACGCATTCCAAAAAAAGGTGGCCAATTGGCCCAGCCCGCGTGTCAAGCCCTGCACAAGCGCCGCATAAACCATGGCGGCGCGCTGCCACCAGCTTGTCAAACTCGGGACCTATTCGCATGTACCGCACTCGCTTCTCTGCCCCCGCCACGCCCCGTGGCACCGCGCTTTGCGCCCATCTGCTGTGCCTGGGCCTGGCCGCCTGCACCAGCCTTGCCGCGCTGGCACCCAGCTCTGCGCATGCGCAGGCGCAGCAGCCGGCCAGCCCCCCCGCAGCGCGCAGCTACTCCATCCCCGCCGGCCCGCTGGCTGCGGCGCTCAACCGCCTGGGGCAGGAATCGGGCACCTTGATCTCGTTCGCGCCCGATACCGTTGCCGGCCTGCGCAGCCCCGGCGTGCAGCGCGCCGCCGATGTGGGCCAGGCGCTGGGCAGCCTGCTGGCGGGCTTGCCGCTGCAGGCCCAGCGCGATGCCAGTGGCAGCTATGTGGTGCGCCGTGTGGCACCCACCGCAGCAGCGGCTGCCGCAGCTCCGGCTGCCGCTGCACAAGGCGCGCCCAGCATCACCTTGCCGGAGCTGCGCGTGACCGCCCAAGCCGAGCGCAGTGCCACCACCGAAGGCACCGGCAGCTACACCATCCGCAGCACGGCAGCCGCCACCGGCCTGCAGCTGTCGCCGCGCGAGACGCCGCAATCGGTCAGCGTGCTCACGCGCCAGCAGATCGAGGACCAGGGCATCACCAGCATTGGCGAGGCCGCGCGCCATATCACCGGCATCTCGGCGATCAGCTCGGACAGCGACCGCACCGATCTGGACGCCCGGGGCTTCTACATCGACAACTACCAGTACGACGGCGTGCCCACCTATGTCGCCAATGATTTTTTTGGCGCCTCGATGCTCGACCCGATTCTGTACGACCGCATCGAGGTGGTGCGTGGAGCAACGGGCCTGATGACCGGCGCTGGCAACCCCGGTGCTTCCGTCAACCTGGTGCGCAAACGCGCCAGCAGCAAGACCTTCACTGGCTCGGCCAGCGCCAGCCTGGGCTCCTGGAACGAGCGCCGCGCCACCCTGGACCTGAGCACGCCGCTGACCGACGACGGCCGCATCCGCGCCCGTGTGGCCGCAATGGCCGATGAGCGCGACTCGCACCTGGACCGCTACCACACGCGCAACCGCGCGTTGCTCGCCACCGCCGAGGCCGATTTGACGCCTAACACCACCGCCTGGATCGGCCTGGAGCACCAGGCCAAGCGCCCCACCGGCGTCACCTGGGGCGGCCTGCCCATGGTCTACCAGGATGGCAGCGCCACGCACTGGCCGCGCTCGTTCAGCATTGGCGCCGATTGGACCGAGTGGAACACTACCAGCCGCACCACCTACGCCGGGCTCGAGCACCGCTTTGACAATGGCTGGTCCATCAAGGCCAACGCCAGCCGCCTCGATGCCGACTACACCTCCAAGCTCTTTTACCTGCTGAGCGAGCCCGACAGGAACACCGGCCTGGGCCTGGGCCCCTACCCCAATTACTCGCGCCAGAGCTTTGCGCAAAACAGCGGCAGCCTGCAGGCCACCGGGCCTTTTGAGCTGCTCGGCCGCAAGCATGAGGCGGTGCTGGGCTTGACCGGCAGCCAGTCCAACTACGCCTACGGCAACCATGCCTACACCGCCACCCCCGTGGGCAATATCTTTGACTGGGATGGCTCCTACCCCGAGCCGGTCTGGGGCGCCTTCCGCCCGCTGGGCGATGACCGCACGCGCCAGACCGCCGTCTACGGCGCGCTGCGCCTGTCGCTGGCCGATGACCTCAAGCTCATCGTAGGCGGGCGCGAATCCCGCTGGGAAAGCCAGAGCCTGACGGAAACGCGCAAGCACAAGGTCTTCACGCCCTACGCTGGGTTGCTGTATGACCTGAACGCTACCTACACCGTCTACGCCAGCTATACCGATATCTTCCAGCCGCAAAACTACCAGGACACGCAGGGCCGCTACCTGGACCCTGTGACTGGCAAAGCCTACGAGGCCGGCATCAAGGCCGCGTTTCTCGATGGCAAGGTCAATGCGTCCCTGGCCGTGTTCCGCATCGCCCAGGACAATGTTGCCGTGCAAGACGGCGACAACATGATTGGCGGCACCGGCAACCCCGCCTACCGGGGCGAGAAAGGTGTCACCAGCAAGGGCTTTGAGGCCGAGGTCTCCGGCGAGCTGGCCCGGGGCTGGCAGCTGATCGCCGGCTTTGCCCGGGCCGATGCCCGCGCGGCCGATGACGCGCGCCTGCAGTCGCAGCGCCCCAACAACATGGCACACCTCTACACCAGCTACCGCCTGCGGGGCAACTGGAGCGCCCTCAAGGTCGGCGGGGGCCTGACCTGGCGCGACGCCACCTATGCGACCACGACCACCTCCACCGATGTGGAGGCGCGCCGCGACCAGGGCTCCATCACCGTCGCCAGCCTGATGGCCAGCTACGACATCTCGCGCCAGCTGTCGCTGCAGCTCAACATCAACAACCTGTTCGACAAAACCTACTTCGACTTTGCCGGCAGCCAGATCTACTACGGCGCGCCGCGCAAGTTCACGCTGACCGCCAAGTACGATTTCTAAGCGCACAACCACAAAGCCCGCTGAATAACCAGCGGGCTGCTTTGTCGAGGGGGTCTGAGAACATCTGCGCTACCCCTTGCTTCGTGTCATGGATCTGGCAAATTGGCGCCCTGGAAGACCGATGGCATCGGCAGCATCAGTGAGCGCAGTGCATCGCAGCATTGCCAGGCCCTTGAAAAGATCGCCAAGACCTGAACAGAGGAGCCGCCATGGCTGCGATGGCAGCTCGCGACAGTGAATTCACCCCATTGCGGTCATTCGATATCGGGCTCTCGCGGGCCCAGGCCTTTTGCTATACTGCCGCGCACAGGCAGGAGAGACGCCATCAACACCCCAGCTGACATCGACCAGAGCGTCCTCACTGCGACGAATTCCAGGGCCGCACACTACATTCTTGAAATCGTGAAAGCCCAGACTGGCATGGGTCTGGTCGGCATGGCCTGGGTTCGCTCCAACATGTGGCGTGCATGCGCTGTGGTGGACGACATGGGGCTCGGCATGAAGGCCGGTGATGAACTGGATGTGGACAGCACCCTGTGCAAGGACGTCATGCAATCCCAGCTCGGGATTGCATTTGATGATGCCCTGGACCACCCTGTTTTTCGCGACCATAGAACGCCCAAGCTCTACGGATTTCGCGCCTACATCAGCGAACCGATTCTGCTCACAGATGGCAGCTATTTCGGCAATTTGTTTGCCTTGGACGCAGAGCCCAGGCCCATCACGAGCGAGAAAAACCGAGCGATTTTTACCGCGTGCGCCGGTATTCTCGGCAAGCTTCTTCAAGACCAGCTGATATCCCAGCAGCTGAGCAACGAGATTCAGAGCTTTAAAGAGACGGGCAACGCCCGCGAGGTGTTCCTGGCCGTTGTCGCCCACGATCTACGCAACCCTTTGCAGGCGATCACGATGGGCGCAAAGATGCTCTCACGGGGCGACGAGCCCAAAGCGGCGAAGCTCGGAGAGCGCATCGCTACCAGCGCTCGCCGCATGAGCAAGCTCATAGATGATCTGGTCGATTACGCCAAAGGCCGGGCCGGCCACGAAATATCCATTGCCACTGAACCCACGGAAAGCCTCTCGGCGGCTTTACAAACAGTGATCAATGAGTTCGTAGAAGCGCATCCCCGCCATGACATCATTGCATCGCTTCAGCTACCAGTGGCGGTACGTGTCGACACCCCACGCATTCAACAACTCCTGTCCAACCTGCTAGGAAACGCTGTTGCCTACGGTGCACCGGACTTGCCGATACGGATCACAGGCAGCGTGGAAGGACAAGACATCGTCATTCTGGTCAACAACCAAGGACCTCTGGTGCCGGACGACGTGATGGCCCAGATGTTCGATCCCTACTTCCAGGGCCCCAAGTCTGCCGCCACCAGCATGGGGCTGGGCCTGAGCATCTGCAAGCAGATCGTCGCAGCCCACCAGGGAAGCCTGACAGTGCTATCTTGTTCAGATTCCGGCACCACATTCACTGTGAGGCTGCCTGTGGTTCTGTAAGCGGAAAAAATAAACCAAGCGCTGGATACAGCACGAGGTCGATGAGCCGGTAACACGCACCAGCAAACCGAAAATGAGACTAAGACAGCCCCGAATCAGGCGTCACCAACTATGCGCATATGCATTCGAAGTGCTGATAGAACAACCCCAACGATTAGCCAGTAAAAAAGCAGCCCGCTGAACCAGCGGGCTGCTTTCTTGGAGGCTTAAATCAACAGCCGACCCATTCAAGGGGCTAAGACAGGTTCTGAGACTAGGCGTCCCCGACGAGGCGCGCAACCGCAGACAGTACTGCAAGTACGGCAAGGTTGCGCAACGAAGTATCAGGGCCTGTATTAGCCCCGCCACGTTAGATCCAAGGGACGCCGTAGTATTCGTTCACCTTGCGGCCGTACTCGTCGTTATAGTCCTGCGTCGTCTCACGCGCATAGCGCGGCGCGCCTTCCAGCTGCTCCTTGGTGAGCGACACGACATAACCGCCCAGGCCGGTGTCGTACTTCAGCGTTTCCCAAGGGAGCGGGTACACATCGGTGCCCATGCCCAAAAAGCCGCCAAACTCCATCACCGCATAGCGGACTTTGCCCGTGAGCTTGTCCAGCAGCAGGCTTTCCACCGAGCCCAGCTTGTCGCCATTGGGGTTGTACACCTTGGTGCCTTGCACCTTGTCCGAAGAGATCACGCTCGATGCTGTGTTGATCGTATTCATAGGGTTCTCCTGTGTTGGAAAGCGGGATTGCAAAGGGGCCGATGCGGGGTGCCGGTGAGAGCACTACCGCCATGTCTCGGCCTTGGGTTCAATGCTAAACAGCGGCGCGGTCCAGCCGGGTAGTCATCGCCGTCCGATAGCCGTAGGACGGGCCGCACCGGTTTTGCAGGACTGGAAAAAGCGCCCATTTCTGCGGGGCGTATCTCCTCCCGTAAGCCCCTGCGCACGTGGGCTCGCCCACCTCAGAAGCTCCTGCACGCCGTCTTGGATGGGTGAGCAGCTGCCACACCGCATGGGCAAGGCTGCGCCACAACCGCCACGCGTCGCCCTGCCTGCGGTGGACCAGGCGGCGGGTGGCGCCGGCATGCATCGCGGCCCCAGCGTTAGCGCCAGCCATTGCAGCAACGCTTGCAAACAACCCAGCCTGGGGATGTAACACCACCAAGCCCAAAAATCTCCCCAATATATCCGCCAGAACCCTATAACCCGCTAGATACTTCAAAATTTCCAGTAATCAACGAAAACCCGTCACTCGCAGATTTGGCCTTATCGCATAAAATTAAAAACATTAATAACTTCAATTAAATAATTTAAAAATAAAATAAAAAGCAAATTATCAATATTGTCTCTCCGCAGAAACAACTGAAGCCGTGACTAAGGCATAAGCACGTAGTATCTTTCTTCCTCGGCGGTTAAAAATTCACTTTAATCTTGTATACAAATACGATGCCAACGGGGATTCACCATGGACTCATATCAGTGCATAAACGGCGCTTCAAAAGACAGAGAAAATGCCTTAGCCACCCCCCGGGTTCGCAGCATTGTGCGGGTGCCCATCATTCTGGGAAATGGACACAAGGCCAGATCCGAAATCATCAGCTTTGGCAACCTGAGCGATCACGGCGAGCACTTCGCGGTACGGTTTGAGGGCTCAGACACCAAAGCGCCGCTGGTGCGCCTGCATTCAGAGTGCATCACGGGCGACGCGCTGGCCTCCGCACGCTGCGACTGCGGCCCCCAGCTCCAGGAAGCACTGCAACACCTGCATAGGGAAGGTGGCCTGCTCTTGTATTTACGCCAAGAAGGCCGAGGCATTGGCCTTTATCGAAAACTCGAAGCCTACCTATTACAAGATCAAGGCTTGGATACCTATGCCGCCAATCGGGCCTTGGGCCATAAAGATGACGAGCGCAGTTACCAGGTCGCCGCTGACATGCTCGAAGCGCTGGGCATCCAAACCATCCGCTTGCTCAGCAATAACCCCGACAAACAAAAACAGCTCACCATGGCCGGCATTACCGTGGAGTCACGCATCCCTACCGGGGTGTTTGTCGATGCCGATAATCGCCACTACCTAGAAACCAAGGTCAAACATTCACGCCATTCAATAGACGTCCCGCCCGTCCGGAAGGAAATCCCATGATTGCCCATCTATCGCCCATCAGCGGCGTTGCCACACATGGCGGTCGCTACATTGCAAGCGCCGGATACGACAACCAGGTGATCTTGTGGGATGCCCACCAAAAAATCGCACTGGCCCGTACCTGGCATGACCACTTGGCCAACCAGCTGTCCTTCAGCAGCGACGGAAACTATTTAATCAGTGCCTCCAGCGACCACACGGCCAGGTTGTGGTCCGTGCCCAGCATGAAGCTCATCTCCGTGCTGTCCGACCATGGGGACGATGTAGAAATGGCCCAGTTCCACCCGGCCGAGGCGCTTATTGCCACTGCCTCACGTGACCACCACGTCAGGGTATACGACTTCAAAGGCTGTCTCAGGCAATGCTTCAAAGGCCATAGGGCCGATGTGATCTCTATCGCCTGGTCCGCCAACGGCCAGACGCTGCTATCGTCCAGCGACGACGGCACGCTCAAACAATGGTCATTGGCAACAGGGGACCTGCTCCAGGACATCGACCTCGGCGGCGTAGAGACCGACACCATTGCCATCGCCAACAATGGCACCGTCTATGCTGGCAATGATGCCGGCATGATTTTGACCATCGACGGCGGCCATCGCCAGGCAACAGCTGCGCACCAGGCTGGCATCAAGCGATTGGTTTACCAGGACAGCGAGCAATTGCTGGTGAGCTTGAGCTACGACCGGCTGCTGCGTGTCTGGAAGGTGGCATCCAGCGCCCTCACACCCATCGCGCAATCCACCATTCCACCGGAGGTATGGCCAAGGTCCTGCGCCTTCTTAGACGAGAACACCTTGGTGTTTGCCACCTTTGGCTCCTCCTATGCGGTCTTCCATATCCCAACGGGCGAATGGAATCTCGACAAGGTCTGCGCCACAGACGGCATCAACGCAGCCCTGCACCACTTCTCTGGCGTGGTATCGATAGGGGACGCCGGAATTCTCAAAACCAATGGCCAAGCCCTCCGTGACCTGCGCAGCCTGTGCAACTTCCTCACTCCCATCGGCAACAAGATATGTACTGGCGGCCAAACAGGGACGCTGTTCGATGCCACGACGGGCGAGCCCCTTTACCAACACCGATCACCCTTGAACTGCGGCGCTGCATTCCTGCGTAACGGCATTGACCATATGGTCATTGGCAGCTACACGGGTGAAGGCCTGGTGTTTGCCCTTGCGCAAGATGGGGCTGTACACCATGTCGCAACGCTGCAGCTGCATGACAACGCCGTCAAATCGATCGCCGCCTCCAGCCATATGCTGTTTTCCGTGTGCGCAGATGGCAGCGCCGCCTGGTGGTCGATTGCGACCTTGCGCGAGCTGTTCACCAAACGCGATGCCCACAGCCGGATTGCCAACGGTTGTGCCGCCTTGCCCAACGAGCGCTTTGTCAGCGTCAGCCGGGATCGCAAGCTGCGTATCTGGGAGAATTTTGCATCCACCGACTTGGACAGCCCTCACCGGCATTCCATCAAATGTGTTGCCGCCAGCCCTGATGGCCAATGGATTGCCACGGGCTCCTACCATGGCTACGTGGCCGTCTATGACCCTGCTACAAGGCAATGGCAGCCCTCCGTGCGCCCGACCTCTGCGGGCATCTCATCGCTGTGCTTTGACAGCGACAACGCCCAATTTCTGGCCAGCTCCTACGATGGCAACATCTACCACATCCCCATCGTAAAACGGCAGTAAGCTGCGGCGTCGCGCCGTGCTCCATCGCAGCTGCGAATCCTTGTCGCCATCGTCTTGGTCCTCACGCTCACCCTAGTCTGCAGGGCCTGCACCCACGCCGCGTGCCAACACGCCTCATCCAAGGCGGCCAAGCGCAGAGGGAAGGTATCGCGCACGCCCTCCCATCGGTCAACATTGCCAACGCAGCAGGCAGCGCTGCAAATCGGCCGCGCCCTCAAACCGGCACAGATCGAGATGCGCCTATATATGAGCACCACCGCTGCGTGCCCCGCCCCAAACGCCGCAAACAACACGGGCAGCCCTATGGGCTGCCCGGTTCAAGGTGTTGGGGTGCGGTCGTGCCGTCAATGGGGCACAAAGATCGCGATCAGCAGAAACACCAAAACAATCCCGCCGATGATGGCAAAACGCTTGTTGGCGAATCGCCCAGCGCGGGTGTTGGGATTGGTGGGCTTGGTAGGTTTGGGGTCAGGTGGGTTCATAGCTCACAATCTATCCATTGGCCTGGCGCGCGCGCGTCGGACAAAGGACAGAAAGCAGGTCAGCGCTGAGTCGCGGGGCTTGTCGGTAGCAAAAGATGGGCCCTACGTTGGGATAGAGGAAAACAGAATGCGTGGTTCGATGACTTTGGCAATGGTGCTGCTGGGCCTGGCACCGGCATGGGCAGCGGCGGGCACTGCGGTAGCCGTGCCCCAGGCCGCACGCAGCGAGCACCCACCAGCGACCGCCACCGCCAATACATCTAAACCCACCGCCAATGTCCGTGCCAGCGACATCGGCAGCAGCAGCGACCGTGACAGTGATTCTGATGAGCGCCCCGATGGAGACCAAAAGCCCCGGCGCCCGCTCTCCTCTCCGCCCGCCAGTGCGGAAACAACGCCATCTGCCCCCCAGCAGCCGGTCTTTATCATCAGCTGCAATGCCAGCGGCTGTACTGACAACCAGGGCCACTTTCTCACCCGCTCAGGCCCCCAGCACCTGGTGGGACCCAATGGCATCCGCTGCCAAAGCATGGGCGGCAATTGGCAGTGCAACGCGCCCACCGCACCGTAATGCACAGCAATGGCCCAGAGCACTTATGGGCTGCCTGGATGCGCCGGGCTGACGCCCGTCACGAATGACGCTGCTAGTGCGCAGCACCTAAACCCCTGCGGCTTGGCGGGTCACTGCTAACACCTGCTGCTGTCGCCTGACTGCAACGGCCGGGCGTGGCTGTGCACGGGTTGCGCCAGCCATTGGCAGCATTGCCAATTGGGCGTTAACGCACGCACCCACTCGCCCGCCAACCACCGCCAAACATCGGCGGGCGGCATGCCCCTCAATCCATGCCGATAGCTGCGCGGGGTGCGCTGTTGCTTGACCCAGCGCCTAGGCCTGGGTGGCTTGCTGCGAGCGCCAATCCGGCAAGTCCGAGCCAGCTGCAGCGTTCAAACTCCGCGGCTGATCAGCGCACGCCTCATAAACGAAAACCAAACATCGCTATGGAATTGCAAACATTCATTAATTTCTTTTTTCACAGAATTGGCATTGAAAATTACATTGGTCATTAATCATTAATTAATGTCAACGCATCCATTCAATAACCAACGCGTTTAGTGCCCCCTGCGCATTGCAATAGCAAAGCTGTTTTCGTCCTCGGATAGTTTTTTAACTTTTTACAAAGGAAGCTCCATGCCAACGATCCGCCGCCATGTTTTACGCCGCTATGCAGCCATCGGGCTCTTGGCCTATGCCGCATCCTGGGGGCCGTTGGCATCCGCACAGAGCCAGCCACCGGTGGTGGTCATCGACAGCACAGGCTTTGATTTCTACTCGGCCTACACCGTGGGCGCGAACGAATGGCGTGGCCCGACCTTTACCACCGGTGCGGTTCCAACCCGGATCACGGAGATCACCTTCGGTTTGTCGAGTGGGGACCCGACAACCACAGCCCAACTGCGCCTATTCCAGCTCGATGACAGCAGCGAATTGCCCACCGGCACCGCGCTGGCCACCGCCACGTTGCCCATCGTGACGCCCAATGACGGCGCCAACCTCAACGCCAACACCTATACCGCTGCACAGTTGGGCAGCATCCCCAGCACCACGCTGCTGGCAGGCAAAAAATACGCCTTGATTTTGTCAAGCCCGTCCGGCGGCTATGTCGGTTTGTCCGATAACGACGGGCCTAGCAATGCTTATACGTATGCGGGCGGTTTTTCGACATCAGCTGCGGGCTATGTGGAGACGCTGGACAGCGGGACCACCTGGACCCAGAACAACCAGGTCACCCCTGCGATCAAACTGACCGTGGTGCCCGTCGACGACCCGATTGTGGTGCCCCCGGCTGCCCCCACCCCGGTGCCCACGCTGGGCGCCGTGGGCCTGGTCTCGCTGGTCTCCGTGGTGGGCTGGGTGGGCCTGCGCCGCAGCCGCAAGTCCGCCGTCTAAATCGGCACCCGGGGCGGCGCCCGGCCGGCGCTGCCCCTTATTTCCCGCAATGGACAGGGCGCGGGGCGCGACCGCGCCACGGGATCAGCCGGGGCAACGGTTCATTCGGCTAGAGATGGACAACAGATGGGGTGATGGCCCACCGCCATCATCGGCGCCGTCTGTGCAGCCCGGCACAAGGCAATTGGCATCGGCCCTGCACGGCGATAGCCTTGGCTCCGTCCCCCCACCCGACAGGGGCAGTGCCAAGCCGCTGCAGCGGCTGCAGACATGCGCCACCCTGTCTCACCTATGCGACTGCCAGCCAGCGTTCCCGCTTTTACATGCCTTTTCTTTTGTCATAACAATGACATAGAGAGGCTCACACAGATGCGGGCTTAGTCGCGCGGCATGACCATTTTTCACGGCCGCTCGCCGTGCAGCCACGCCCAGTTGGCCCCTCTGGCAGCGCCCCTATGCGCAGCGGCGCTGCATGTGCGCTGCTGCAGTGCAAAACGCCTCCGCAATAACGCCATTGCTGGCAGCTATAAGCCCTGGGCCAGGCAGCCCCAAGGATATGGCAAAAACCTATTGATAGGTTAGTTTTTATAGTTCATATGAATTGACTGTGCTAGGCTATGTGTTAGATCAATCTTGCATACATTTCTTGCACACATTCTGTGAACTCTCAGAAGGCGCATGCCAACGCCCTGTTAGGAGGTCATCACCATTCATACATCTCATTCGCATTGAGTGGCTAAAGCCCTCCGCCACACCTGTGGCCACTGATGTCTATTTAGACATTTGTTATGAATCACAAATTTATAGTTGTTTTATGCTATTGGAACGTGCTTTATTGCATACCACCTTTGAATGCAAGAAAGCAACCCACCCATTCACTGAAGAGTAGAAATATGAAAATGCCTCTCCTCCCTCGCCGACAACTCGCCGCTATCGCCTTGTTGGCCTGCACCGCTGCCTGGAGTCCCCTGGCCTCGGCACAAACCTCCCCCACCCCCATCGTGGTGGTCGACAGCACCGGATGGGATTACTACTCCACGTACGACGTCAGCGCCACCGAGTGGCGTGGCCCGGCCTTTACCACCGGGGCGGAGCCCGTGTATATCTCAGAAATCACGCTGGGGCTGTCCAATGGCGACCCTTCCGTGCAAGCCATCGTGCAGTTGTACCTGCTGGACGACACGACTGAACTGCCCACAGGCGCAGCATTGGGCACTGCCAGCCTGCCAGTGGTCGTCCCCAATGATGATGCCAACCTCAACCCCAATACCTACACCGCAGCCCAGTTGGGCAGCATCGGGGGCACGCTGCTGCAGCCTCACAAGAAATATGCGCTGATCGTCTCCAACACCTCCGGCGGCACCCTGGCCCTGTCGGACTACAACGGCCTGAGCGACACCAGCTATACCTTTGCCGGTGGTTTTTCGATTGCAGCCGACGGCTATCTGCACACCCCCGACAGCGGCAGCACCTGGGAGAAGCTCGGATTGGTCACTCCCGGCTTTCGCCTGACCGTTGTGC encodes the following:
- a CDS encoding PRC-barrel domain-containing protein, with translation MNTINTASSVISSDKVQGTKVYNPNGDKLGSVESLLLDKLTGKVRYAVMEFGGFLGMGTDVYPLPWETLKYDTGLGGYVVSLTKEQLEGAPRYARETTQDYNDEYGRKVNEYYGVPWI
- a CDS encoding TonB-dependent siderophore receptor, which encodes MYRTRFSAPATPRGTALCAHLLCLGLAACTSLAALAPSSAHAQAQQPASPPAARSYSIPAGPLAAALNRLGQESGTLISFAPDTVAGLRSPGVQRAADVGQALGSLLAGLPLQAQRDASGSYVVRRVAPTAAAAAAAPAAAAQGAPSITLPELRVTAQAERSATTEGTGSYTIRSTAAATGLQLSPRETPQSVSVLTRQQIEDQGITSIGEAARHITGISAISSDSDRTDLDARGFYIDNYQYDGVPTYVANDFFGASMLDPILYDRIEVVRGATGLMTGAGNPGASVNLVRKRASSKTFTGSASASLGSWNERRATLDLSTPLTDDGRIRARVAAMADERDSHLDRYHTRNRALLATAEADLTPNTTAWIGLEHQAKRPTGVTWGGLPMVYQDGSATHWPRSFSIGADWTEWNTTSRTTYAGLEHRFDNGWSIKANASRLDADYTSKLFYLLSEPDRNTGLGLGPYPNYSRQSFAQNSGSLQATGPFELLGRKHEAVLGLTGSQSNYAYGNHAYTATPVGNIFDWDGSYPEPVWGAFRPLGDDRTRQTAVYGALRLSLADDLKLIVGGRESRWESQSLTETRKHKVFTPYAGLLYDLNATYTVYASYTDIFQPQNYQDTQGRYLDPVTGKAYEAGIKAAFLDGKVNASLAVFRIAQDNVAVQDGDNMIGGTGNPAYRGEKGVTSKGFEAEVSGELARGWQLIAGFARADARAADDARLQSQRPNNMAHLYTSYRLRGNWSALKVGGGLTWRDATYATTTTSTDVEARRDQGSITVASLMASYDISRQLSLQLNINNLFDKTYFDFAGSQIYYGAPRKFTLTAKYDF
- a CDS encoding GTP cyclohydrolase II, which produces MDSYQCINGASKDRENALATPRVRSIVRVPIILGNGHKARSEIISFGNLSDHGEHFAVRFEGSDTKAPLVRLHSECITGDALASARCDCGPQLQEALQHLHREGGLLLYLRQEGRGIGLYRKLEAYLLQDQGLDTYAANRALGHKDDERSYQVAADMLEALGIQTIRLLSNNPDKQKQLTMAGITVESRIPTGVFVDADNRHYLETKVKHSRHSIDVPPVRKEIP
- a CDS encoding sensor histidine kinase — encoded protein: MKAQTGMGLVGMAWVRSNMWRACAVVDDMGLGMKAGDELDVDSTLCKDVMQSQLGIAFDDALDHPVFRDHRTPKLYGFRAYISEPILLTDGSYFGNLFALDAEPRPITSEKNRAIFTACAGILGKLLQDQLISQQLSNEIQSFKETGNAREVFLAVVAHDLRNPLQAITMGAKMLSRGDEPKAAKLGERIATSARRMSKLIDDLVDYAKGRAGHEISIATEPTESLSAALQTVINEFVEAHPRHDIIASLQLPVAVRVDTPRIQQLLSNLLGNAVAYGAPDLPIRITGSVEGQDIVILVNNQGPLVPDDVMAQMFDPYFQGPKSAATSMGLGLSICKQIVAAHQGSLTVLSCSDSGTTFTVRLPVVL
- a CDS encoding choice-of-anchor R domain-containing protein; amino-acid sequence: MKMPLLPRRQLAAIALLACTAAWSPLASAQTSPTPIVVVDSTGWDYYSTYDVSATEWRGPAFTTGAEPVYISEITLGLSNGDPSVQAIVQLYLLDDTTELPTGAALGTASLPVVVPNDDANLNPNTYTAAQLGSIGGTLLQPHKKYALIVSNTSGGTLALSDYNGLSDTSYTFAGGFSIAADGYLHTPDSGSTWEKLGLVTPGFRLTVVPESVPPVIVDPVLPPAAPTPVPSLGILGLVSLASALGLLGLRRSRKRA
- a CDS encoding WD40 repeat domain-containing protein, producing the protein MIAHLSPISGVATHGGRYIASAGYDNQVILWDAHQKIALARTWHDHLANQLSFSSDGNYLISASSDHTARLWSVPSMKLISVLSDHGDDVEMAQFHPAEALIATASRDHHVRVYDFKGCLRQCFKGHRADVISIAWSANGQTLLSSSDDGTLKQWSLATGDLLQDIDLGGVETDTIAIANNGTVYAGNDAGMILTIDGGHRQATAAHQAGIKRLVYQDSEQLLVSLSYDRLLRVWKVASSALTPIAQSTIPPEVWPRSCAFLDENTLVFATFGSSYAVFHIPTGEWNLDKVCATDGINAALHHFSGVVSIGDAGILKTNGQALRDLRSLCNFLTPIGNKICTGGQTGTLFDATTGEPLYQHRSPLNCGAAFLRNGIDHMVIGSYTGEGLVFALAQDGAVHHVATLQLHDNAVKSIAASSHMLFSVCADGSAAWWSIATLRELFTKRDAHSRIANGCAALPNERFVSVSRDRKLRIWENFASTDLDSPHRHSIKCVAASPDGQWIATGSYHGYVAVYDPATRQWQPSVRPTSAGISSLCFDSDNAQFLASSYDGNIYHIPIVKRQ